In Hymenobacter sublimis, a single genomic region encodes these proteins:
- a CDS encoding tetratricopeptide repeat protein, translating to MKKSLRSGLRKSTLAGLLLLAGPAVAQQAEDNAVQLAREYERTGEHEKAAYLFGRLRTDEQTSPNILPDYLAALQALKRDKDAEKLVKRAQRQRPDDLTLGVTLGQVYAKSGDQPAAQKQWERVVSQLTSAQVAPVATEFQKAALPDWAARVYLRGRELAKNETEFAPQLIQLYTQSGQTDKLMGETLRLVQDNEQQLPFVRNMLQNSLQDDKDFAALEKELLSMVQKNPERGVYSELLLWLQVQRRDFTGALVQAKALDRRGRTDGQRVLEVAEIARRNKDYESAIQGYDYVVREYRGRPYYALARQRLVQTREDQVRTTYPVNVAQLRSLLQDYQQVLQDLGRTPETAPVLRSMASLLAFQLDEKESAIKLLNEVIGMPRASLDVVDQAKIDLADIFLLRAEPWEATLLYSQVEKSHKDTPLGYDAKLRNARLSYFAGDFKLAQSHLDILKQATSREIANDAMQLSLLITDNTAMDTAGVALRDYAVVEQLVFQNKIPEALRGLDGLLQKYPGHALQDEAWLLKAQLLRRTGDYNGALTALESITANPKYDVLSDDALFLAASIQEENLRDVSKAQQLYNQVLVKYPGSIYVAEARKRFRKLRGDVVN from the coding sequence ATGAAGAAGTCGTTGCGTTCGGGTTTAAGAAAAAGTACGCTGGCGGGGCTATTGCTGCTGGCTGGGCCAGCCGTAGCTCAACAAGCGGAAGACAATGCGGTGCAGCTGGCCCGTGAGTATGAGCGCACGGGGGAGCACGAAAAAGCCGCTTATCTGTTTGGCCGCCTGCGTACCGACGAGCAGACCTCACCGAATATCCTGCCCGACTACCTGGCCGCCCTCCAGGCCCTGAAGCGCGACAAAGACGCCGAAAAGCTGGTGAAGCGGGCCCAACGGCAGCGCCCCGACGACCTTACCCTGGGCGTGACGCTGGGCCAGGTATACGCCAAGTCCGGCGACCAGCCCGCGGCCCAGAAGCAGTGGGAGCGGGTCGTAAGTCAGCTGACCAGTGCACAGGTAGCCCCCGTAGCGACGGAATTCCAGAAAGCAGCCCTACCCGATTGGGCCGCCCGCGTGTATTTACGAGGGCGGGAGCTAGCGAAAAACGAAACGGAATTTGCGCCCCAGCTCATTCAGCTCTACACCCAAAGCGGCCAAACCGATAAACTGATGGGCGAAACCCTGCGTCTGGTGCAGGATAATGAGCAGCAGCTACCCTTCGTGCGCAACATGCTCCAGAACAGCCTGCAGGATGATAAAGACTTCGCGGCCCTGGAAAAGGAGCTGCTGAGCATGGTGCAGAAAAATCCAGAGCGAGGCGTGTATAGTGAGTTGCTGCTGTGGCTGCAGGTGCAGCGCCGCGACTTTACTGGTGCCCTGGTGCAAGCCAAGGCCCTGGACCGCCGCGGCCGTACCGACGGGCAGCGGGTGCTGGAAGTGGCCGAAATTGCCCGCCGCAATAAGGATTACGAAAGCGCCATTCAGGGCTACGACTATGTGGTGCGGGAGTACCGGGGCCGGCCCTACTACGCCCTGGCCCGGCAGCGCCTCGTGCAAACCCGTGAGGACCAAGTGCGAACTACCTACCCCGTAAACGTAGCCCAGTTGCGCAGCCTACTCCAGGACTACCAGCAGGTACTACAGGACCTGGGGCGCACCCCAGAAACGGCGCCGGTGCTGCGCAGCATGGCTTCCCTGCTGGCCTTCCAGCTCGATGAAAAAGAAAGTGCCATCAAACTCCTGAATGAGGTAATTGGAATGCCTCGTGCCAGCCTCGACGTAGTAGATCAGGCGAAGATTGACCTAGCGGATATCTTCCTGCTGCGGGCTGAGCCCTGGGAAGCTACCCTACTGTATTCACAGGTAGAGAAGTCGCACAAAGACACCCCGCTGGGCTACGATGCCAAGCTGCGCAACGCGCGCCTGAGCTATTTCGCCGGCGACTTTAAGCTGGCGCAAAGTCACCTGGACATTCTCAAGCAAGCCACCAGCCGCGAAATTGCCAACGATGCTATGCAGCTCAGCCTGCTCATCACCGACAATACGGCCATGGATACCGCTGGCGTGGCCCTGCGCGACTACGCGGTAGTGGAGCAGCTCGTATTTCAGAACAAGATTCCGGAGGCGCTACGGGGCCTCGACGGCCTACTTCAGAAATACCCCGGCCACGCCCTGCAGGATGAAGCCTGGCTCCTGAAAGCCCAGCTACTGCGCCGCACCGGCGACTATAATGGGGCCCTTACGGCCTTGGAAAGCATTACAGCTAACCCCAAGTATGACGTGCTCAGTGATGATGCCCTGTTCCTAGCCGCCAGCATTCAGGAGGAGAACCTGCGCGATGTAAGCAAGGCTCAGCAGCTCTACAACCAAGTGCTAGTAAAATACCCCGGTAGCATTTACGTAGCCGAAGCGCGCAAGCGGTTCCGCAAGCTCCGAGGTGATGTAGTTAATTGA
- the recJ gene encoding single-stranded-DNA-specific exonuclease RecJ has translation MEKRWIRKPAPDAEKVRHLADALRVNEAIISLLCQRHVCSFEEARAYFRPSLDSLPDPLLMRDMDRAVERLVQALHLGQRVLVFGDYDVDGTTSVALVYSYLRQYFGPERVDYYIPDRYKEGYGVSEAGIDFAANFGYELIIALDCGVKAVDKIAYANQRGIDFIICDHHLPGTELPAAVAVLDPKRADCAYPFKELSGCGVGFKLMQAFTQHQGWPEDDLYELLDLVAVSIAADIVPIYGENRTLAYHGLRLINDRQRPQRPGLGALRELAGLQTTELNISSLVFGFAPRINAAGRMGDAKRSVAMLLAQSTDEAKEKAGVVDKTNQERRGFDTSITKEALEMIEQDALLRTASSTVLFKQDWHKGVVGIVASRCLDKYYRPTIILTESNGKATGSARSVVGFDVHQAIEECAELLDQFGGHMYAAGLTLPVENVPAFREKFERIVAGRILPEQLIPPVEIDHVLQLTDITPSFFRLLSQMEPFGPGNPNPVFASEKVYATPDSARIVGNSHLKLTLTQDGRHAVDAIGFGLGEYHEQIRQGQPFSVCYTVEMNEFRGAKNLQLRIKDIRWE, from the coding sequence ATGGAAAAACGATGGATTCGCAAGCCCGCGCCCGACGCTGAAAAAGTCCGGCATTTGGCCGACGCCCTGCGCGTCAACGAGGCTATCATTTCTCTGCTGTGCCAGCGCCACGTCTGCAGCTTCGAGGAGGCCCGCGCGTACTTTCGCCCCAGTCTGGATTCCTTGCCCGACCCCTTGCTCATGCGGGACATGGACCGCGCCGTGGAGCGCCTGGTGCAGGCCCTGCACTTGGGCCAGCGGGTACTGGTGTTTGGCGACTATGACGTGGATGGGACGACCTCCGTGGCCCTAGTGTACAGCTACCTGCGGCAATACTTCGGGCCTGAGCGGGTGGACTACTACATTCCAGACCGCTATAAGGAAGGCTACGGGGTGTCGGAGGCGGGCATCGATTTTGCGGCTAATTTTGGCTACGAGCTGATTATTGCCCTCGACTGCGGGGTGAAGGCCGTGGACAAAATCGCCTACGCCAACCAGCGTGGTATTGACTTTATCATCTGTGACCACCACTTGCCCGGTACTGAACTACCGGCGGCCGTGGCCGTGCTGGACCCCAAGCGCGCCGACTGCGCCTACCCCTTCAAAGAACTGTCGGGGTGTGGGGTAGGCTTTAAGCTGATGCAAGCCTTTACCCAGCACCAGGGCTGGCCTGAGGATGACCTGTACGAGCTGCTGGACCTAGTAGCCGTTAGTATTGCCGCTGATATCGTGCCCATTTACGGTGAAAACCGCACGCTAGCGTATCACGGTCTGCGCCTCATCAACGACCGGCAGCGCCCTCAGCGCCCGGGCCTGGGCGCGCTACGGGAACTGGCAGGACTACAGACAACCGAGCTTAACATCAGCAGCCTGGTATTTGGCTTTGCGCCGCGCATCAATGCCGCCGGCCGCATGGGTGATGCCAAGCGCTCCGTGGCCATGCTCCTAGCCCAGAGCACCGACGAAGCCAAGGAAAAAGCCGGAGTCGTTGACAAGACCAACCAGGAGCGCCGCGGCTTCGACACCAGTATTACGAAGGAGGCTCTGGAAATGATTGAGCAGGATGCGTTGCTGCGCACGGCCAGCTCCACCGTCCTCTTCAAGCAAGATTGGCACAAGGGCGTAGTAGGCATTGTGGCCTCGCGCTGCCTCGATAAGTACTACCGGCCCACTATTATTCTCACCGAAAGCAACGGCAAGGCTACCGGCTCAGCCCGCTCCGTGGTGGGGTTTGACGTACACCAAGCCATTGAGGAATGCGCCGAGCTGCTGGACCAGTTTGGGGGGCACATGTACGCCGCCGGCCTCACGCTGCCCGTAGAGAATGTGCCCGCCTTCCGCGAAAAGTTTGAGCGCATTGTGGCCGGCCGCATTCTACCGGAGCAACTGATTCCGCCCGTGGAAATTGACCATGTGCTGCAGCTCACGGACATCACGCCATCCTTTTTCCGACTGCTAAGCCAGATGGAGCCTTTCGGCCCCGGCAACCCCAACCCGGTATTTGCCTCCGAAAAGGTGTACGCTACCCCCGATTCGGCACGTATTGTGGGTAACTCCCACCTGAAGCTCACCCTTACCCAAGATGGCCGCCACGCTGTAGACGCCATTGGATTCGGCCTCGGCGAGTACCACGAACAAATCCGGCAGGGCCAGCCATTTAGCGTCTGCTACACCGTGGAAATGAACGAGTTCCGGGGCGCGAAAAACCTGCAGCTGCGGATAAAGGATATTCGCTGGGAGTAG
- a CDS encoding DoxX family protein, translated as MRYLKHYSRYVLALLFFGAGVLHFLSPGPFMRIVPPYLPAPLLLVYLSGAAEIAGGLGLLLPATRRLAGWGLVLLLVAVFPANVYMLQTHGAGLAVPLWALWLRLPLQLVLIVWVWKVKQ; from the coding sequence ATGCGCTACCTCAAACACTATAGCCGCTACGTGCTGGCGTTGCTTTTCTTCGGGGCTGGCGTTTTGCACTTTCTCTCTCCCGGCCCGTTCATGCGCATTGTGCCGCCCTACCTACCCGCTCCCCTCCTACTGGTGTACCTAAGCGGGGCCGCAGAAATAGCCGGCGGACTTGGGTTGTTGCTACCTGCCACCCGCCGCCTAGCTGGCTGGGGCTTAGTGCTGCTGCTGGTAGCGGTGTTTCCGGCCAATGTGTACATGCTACAAACTCACGGCGCTGGGCTGGCCGTGCCGCTGTGGGCGTTGTGGCTGCGCCTACCCCTGCAACTCGTGCTGATAGTCTGGGTGTGGAAGGTGAAACAGTGA
- a CDS encoding M61 family metallopeptidase produces the protein MKTIYLALGLALVTLGRAAAQQPIGYQINLDLQNVQNDRVRVVINTPAIKEQQATYVIPSVVPGSYSKKDYGRFVTDFKAFDKQGKRLKTRNSGPNLFLIDDAKKLARLEYLVDDTWDAKQDDSFIFQPGGTNIEAGRNFTINHYGFYGYLEGYKMEPYQVSVLKPAALYGATALDVRRESATKDVFTAPNYVTLADGPILYAKPDTASFSTGGARISVAILSETGVVKAAEVSQMLRPMSEALTKFFGKMPVPKYQFLFYFPGLNSPLNSKNGGYGAMEHSYSSLYFLPEMPDPDRLRSMVLEVASHEFLHMLAPLNIHSREIGEFDFRDPKMSQHLWLYEGVTEYVSQLVQVRGGLITPVEFRERMKTKIDNASKFENVSFTEMSRRILEAPYKDMYPNVYEKGALLGLLLDIRIRELSQGRQTLRDVLLALREKYGPTRSFEDNQLIPEIVALTSPELRPFFDRYVVGKEPLPLAEYFGKIGWVYAPVGQTRVKAFGNLGFGYDQGKDQFRAVKTKTDENAFGLKEGDVIVAVNGQAVTMQNAEKLLRPLVEPKTADPVRVKFRDGATGPEQERQATPREFEVEVKNLVEAVPTPTPAQQALQDALLKG, from the coding sequence ATGAAAACGATTTATCTGGCGCTCGGGCTCGCTCTGGTCACTCTTGGCCGAGCCGCTGCCCAGCAGCCCATTGGTTATCAAATTAATCTCGACCTTCAGAACGTTCAGAACGACCGGGTGCGGGTCGTAATCAACACGCCCGCTATTAAGGAGCAGCAGGCTACCTACGTCATCCCGTCGGTAGTGCCAGGCTCGTACTCCAAGAAGGACTACGGCCGCTTCGTAACCGATTTTAAGGCCTTCGACAAGCAGGGCAAGCGCTTGAAGACACGCAACAGCGGCCCCAACCTGTTCCTGATTGACGACGCCAAAAAGCTAGCCCGCCTGGAATACCTCGTGGACGATACCTGGGATGCTAAACAGGACGACTCGTTCATTTTCCAGCCCGGCGGCACCAACATTGAGGCTGGCCGCAACTTCACCATCAACCACTACGGCTTCTACGGCTACCTTGAAGGCTACAAAATGGAGCCCTACCAGGTGAGCGTCCTGAAACCCGCAGCTCTCTACGGGGCCACTGCCCTTGATGTGCGACGCGAATCGGCTACCAAGGACGTGTTTACGGCCCCCAACTATGTAACCCTGGCCGACGGCCCTATCCTGTACGCCAAGCCCGATACGGCCAGTTTCAGCACCGGCGGGGCGCGCATCTCGGTGGCGATACTTTCGGAAACGGGCGTAGTAAAGGCTGCGGAAGTTAGCCAGATGCTGCGGCCCATGTCGGAGGCCCTCACCAAGTTCTTCGGTAAAATGCCCGTACCGAAGTACCAGTTTCTGTTCTATTTTCCGGGCCTGAACTCCCCGCTAAACAGCAAAAACGGCGGCTACGGGGCCATGGAACACAGCTACTCCTCCCTGTACTTCCTGCCCGAAATGCCCGACCCGGACCGCCTGCGCAGCATGGTGCTGGAGGTGGCCTCGCACGAGTTCTTGCACATGCTGGCCCCGCTCAACATCCACAGCCGCGAAATTGGGGAGTTTGACTTTCGTGACCCCAAAATGTCGCAGCATTTGTGGCTGTATGAGGGCGTTACGGAGTACGTTTCGCAGCTGGTGCAGGTGCGTGGCGGCCTGATTACCCCCGTGGAGTTTCGGGAACGAATGAAAACCAAAATTGACAACGCCAGCAAGTTCGAGAATGTGTCGTTCACGGAAATGAGCCGGCGGATTCTGGAGGCTCCTTACAAGGATATGTACCCGAACGTGTACGAAAAAGGGGCCCTGCTTGGGCTGCTGCTCGATATTCGCATTCGGGAGCTGAGCCAGGGCCGCCAAACCCTGCGCGACGTGCTGCTGGCCTTGCGCGAGAAGTACGGCCCTACCCGCTCCTTCGAAGACAACCAGCTTATTCCTGAAATCGTGGCCCTGACCAGCCCCGAGCTTCGGCCTTTCTTCGACCGCTATGTGGTAGGCAAGGAACCGCTACCCCTGGCCGAATACTTCGGTAAAATCGGGTGGGTGTACGCGCCGGTGGGCCAAACCCGCGTGAAAGCCTTTGGCAACCTAGGCTTCGGTTACGACCAGGGCAAAGACCAGTTCCGGGCCGTGAAAACCAAGACCGACGAAAACGCTTTCGGGCTGAAAGAAGGCGACGTGATTGTGGCCGTGAACGGACAGGCCGTGACCATGCAGAACGCCGAGAAGCTGCTGCGCCCCCTGGTGGAGCCCAAAACCGCCGACCCCGTGCGCGTGAAGTTCCGCGACGGCGCCACCGGCCCCGAACAAGAGCGCCAAGCTACCCCTCGTGAGTTTGAGGTAGAAGTGAAGAACCTGGTAGAAGCCGTGCCAACCCCAACTCCCGCCCAGCAGGCCTTGCAAGATGCCCTACTAAAGGGGTAG
- the lptB gene encoding LPS export ABC transporter ATP-binding protein, which translates to MILRAEHLVKKYKSRTVVNDMSLHVEQGEIVGLLGPNGAGKTTSFYMTVGMVKPDAGRVFLDEQEITKMPIYQRARLGVGYLAQEASVFRDLSVEENVLSVLEMTNMPKQAQRDKVEELLNEFSLTHVRKNLGRVLSGGERRRTEIARALAVDPKFVLLDEPFAGVDPIATEEIQSIVARLKHKNIGILITDHDVNSTLAIVDRAYLLFEGKLLKAGTAEELAEDEMVRRVYLGKNFELKRKI; encoded by the coding sequence ATGATTCTGCGAGCTGAACACCTGGTCAAGAAATACAAGTCGCGCACGGTGGTGAACGACATGTCGCTGCACGTGGAGCAGGGCGAGATTGTGGGGCTGCTGGGCCCGAACGGGGCCGGCAAAACTACCTCCTTCTACATGACGGTAGGCATGGTGAAGCCCGATGCTGGCCGCGTGTTCCTGGATGAGCAGGAGATTACCAAAATGCCCATTTACCAGCGGGCGCGGCTGGGGGTAGGCTACCTGGCCCAGGAGGCCTCCGTTTTTCGGGATTTGAGCGTGGAGGAAAACGTGCTGTCGGTGCTGGAAATGACCAACATGCCCAAGCAGGCCCAGCGCGACAAAGTGGAGGAACTGCTCAATGAGTTCAGCCTCACCCACGTGCGTAAAAATCTGGGCCGGGTGCTGAGCGGGGGCGAGCGGCGCCGCACAGAAATTGCCCGCGCCCTAGCCGTGGACCCTAAGTTTGTGCTCCTGGATGAGCCCTTCGCCGGTGTTGACCCCATTGCCACCGAGGAAATTCAGAGCATTGTGGCCCGGCTCAAGCACAAGAACATCGGCATCCTCATCACCGACCACGACGTTAACTCAACGTTGGCCATCGTGGACCGCGCCTACCTGCTCTTTGAAGGCAAGCTGTTGAAAGCTGGCACCGCGGAGGAGCTGGCCGAGGATGAAATGGTGCGTCGCGTGTACCTGGGCAAGAACTTCGAGCTGAAGCGTAAGATTTAA
- a CDS encoding GH3 auxin-responsive promoter family protein: MISTVLTWAVQRRLAQVEHIRQYPHEVQQQVLQELLHTARATEWGRRYGFGEGLTAREFAQRVPISSYEELYPEIERVLRGEANVLWPGVVQWFAKSSGTTNARSKYIPVTRESLQEGHYRAGRDMTALATLYYPEVNILGGKTLSLGGTHGLNPFRSSEAGSRVGDVSAVIMQNLPAWAEFVRTPPLELALLDEWEEKIERIARHILHADVRVLAGVPTWMIVLLRRVTEMAGASSILEVWPKLGLFLHGAVAFGPYRELFRQLIPSPQMHYLEIYNASEGYLALQDEPNSEDLLLLLNHGIYYEFLPPDQWEAEKPQAIGLDAVELGKTYALIISTNAGLWRYKIGDTVRFTSLAPYRIRISGRTKHFLNAFGEEVVVENADAAIAAACQATGTTVRDYTAAPIYFSSQDGASRGSHQWLVEFTQPPADAAQFAQVLDHTLRQLNSDYDAKRHRNLALTPPELTVAPAGTFERWLAGRGKLGGQHKVPRLSNSRELLDEILDQLKK; the protein is encoded by the coding sequence GTGATTAGTACCGTTCTGACCTGGGCCGTTCAACGACGCCTGGCCCAAGTGGAGCACATCCGCCAGTACCCCCACGAGGTGCAGCAGCAGGTGTTGCAGGAGTTGCTGCACACGGCGCGCGCTACTGAATGGGGCCGGCGCTACGGCTTTGGGGAAGGGCTGACGGCCCGGGAGTTTGCCCAGCGCGTACCCATTAGCAGCTACGAAGAGCTGTACCCGGAAATTGAGCGGGTGCTGCGTGGCGAGGCCAACGTGCTCTGGCCCGGGGTAGTGCAGTGGTTTGCCAAGAGCAGCGGCACCACCAACGCTCGCAGCAAGTACATTCCCGTCACCCGCGAGTCGTTGCAGGAGGGCCACTACCGCGCCGGCCGCGACATGACAGCCTTGGCTACGCTTTACTACCCCGAGGTGAATATTTTGGGCGGCAAAACCCTTTCGCTCGGTGGTACTCACGGCCTCAATCCGTTCCGCTCGTCGGAGGCTGGCTCGCGGGTAGGCGACGTCTCGGCCGTTATCATGCAGAACCTGCCGGCCTGGGCGGAGTTCGTGCGCACGCCGCCCCTGGAGCTGGCTTTGCTAGATGAGTGGGAGGAAAAGATTGAGCGCATTGCCCGCCACATACTGCACGCTGACGTGCGCGTGCTGGCCGGTGTGCCCACTTGGATGATTGTGCTCCTGCGCCGCGTGACGGAAATGGCCGGTGCCAGTTCCATTCTGGAGGTGTGGCCGAAGCTAGGACTGTTTCTGCACGGGGCAGTAGCGTTTGGGCCCTACCGGGAGCTATTCCGGCAGTTAATTCCGAGCCCGCAGATGCACTACCTGGAAATCTATAACGCTTCCGAAGGCTACCTAGCCCTCCAAGACGAGCCCAACTCCGAAGACTTGCTGCTATTACTCAACCACGGCATTTACTACGAGTTTCTGCCCCCGGATCAGTGGGAAGCAGAGAAGCCCCAAGCCATTGGCCTAGATGCCGTGGAACTGGGCAAAACCTACGCCCTCATCATCAGTACCAATGCGGGCTTGTGGCGCTATAAAATCGGCGACACAGTACGCTTTACGAGCCTGGCACCCTACCGCATCCGAATTTCCGGCCGAACCAAGCACTTTCTGAATGCCTTTGGGGAAGAAGTAGTAGTAGAAAACGCCGATGCCGCCATTGCCGCCGCCTGCCAGGCCACCGGCACCACAGTCCGCGACTATACGGCCGCGCCCATCTACTTTTCCTCGCAGGATGGCGCTTCCCGCGGCAGTCACCAATGGCTAGTGGAGTTTACCCAGCCCCCAGCCGATGCCGCACAGTTTGCGCAGGTGCTCGACCACACCCTGCGCCAGCTCAACTCCGACTATGACGCCAAGCGTCACCGCAACCTTGCGCTAACCCCTCCCGAGCTGACCGTGGCCCCCGCGGGCACGTTTGAGCGGTGGCTAGCAGGTAGGGGCAAACTGGGCGGCCAGCACAAAGTGCCGCGGCTAAGCAATTCCCGAGAGCTGCTGGACGAAATTCTTGATCAACTAAAAAAATAG
- a CDS encoding TIGR00266 family protein, whose translation MRSHDVDYKILGTDIQVLEVELDPNETVIAEAGAMVYMSEAIAFETKMGDGSEPEQGFMGKLFSAGTRLITGESLFMTHFTHRGGYGKAHVAFSAPYPGTIIPIDLGELPQGLIVQKDGFLAAARGTKMNIHFNQKLGAGFFGGEGFILQKLTGDGKAFIHAGGTIIEKRLNNELLRVDTGCVVAFEPGIDFSIAQAGGLKSMIFGGEGLLLATLRGTGRVWLQSMPVKKLIQALSPTGGNGQKESGGVFGRLVGGVLDE comes from the coding sequence ATGCGCTCCCACGACGTTGACTACAAAATACTAGGCACTGATATTCAGGTGCTTGAAGTTGAGCTTGACCCCAACGAAACGGTCATTGCGGAAGCAGGAGCCATGGTGTACATGAGCGAGGCCATTGCTTTCGAAACCAAAATGGGCGACGGCTCGGAGCCCGAGCAGGGCTTCATGGGCAAGCTATTCTCGGCCGGTACCCGTCTGATTACCGGCGAATCGTTATTCATGACGCATTTCACCCACCGGGGCGGCTACGGCAAGGCTCACGTGGCTTTTTCGGCGCCCTACCCTGGTACCATTATTCCCATTGATTTGGGCGAACTACCCCAAGGTCTGATTGTGCAGAAAGATGGGTTTCTGGCCGCGGCCCGGGGCACAAAGATGAACATTCACTTTAACCAGAAGCTGGGCGCGGGCTTTTTTGGTGGGGAAGGCTTTATTCTGCAAAAGCTTACCGGCGACGGCAAAGCCTTCATTCACGCCGGGGGCACCATCATTGAAAAGCGCCTTAACAACGAGCTGCTGCGCGTTGACACGGGGTGCGTAGTGGCTTTTGAGCCCGGCATTGACTTTAGCATCGCCCAGGCCGGGGGGCTCAAATCAATGATATTTGGCGGAGAAGGTTTGCTGCTAGCCACCCTGCGCGGTACGGGCCGCGTGTGGCTACAATCCATGCCCGTCAAGAAACTGATTCAGGCATTGTCCCCTACCGGTGGCAATGGGCAGAAAGAAAGTGGCGGTGTATTCGGCAGGCTGGTAGGGGGCGTTCTAGACGAGTAA
- the gltX gene encoding glutamate--tRNA ligase — protein sequence MEREVRVRFAPSPTGPLHIGGVRTALYNYLLARKLGGKMLLRIEDTDQNRFVPGAEDYIRQSLEWCGIELDESPWNGGPHAPYRQSERKPMYRQYAQQLIDSGHAYYAFDTPEELDAMRARLTAAKVPNPQYNSITRAQMRNSLTLPAEEVKQLLEAGEQYVIRLKVPRKEEVRFNDLIRGWVVVHSSSIDDKVLMKSDGMPTYHLANIVDDHLMEITHVIRGEEWLPSAPLHVLLYRYLGWETTMPNFAHLPLLLKPDGTGKLSKRDGDRLGFPVFPLEWHGKDAETGEPTVSSGYRESGYLPDAFINFLAFLGWNPGSQQELFTMDELIEAFSIERVSKSPARFDQNKVRWYNEQYLRAKPDAELAQYLTESLQGQGITVPADKAEQIAALVKERATFPADLAREAQLFFQRPTAYDEQVISKKWNAQVAGALAEFAKQLPTTADATPDGIKALLTQVLDAQGIKIGQVLQALRVAVTGAGAGPDLMHIMSILGTQETAERIEQAVVQLPAA from the coding sequence ATGGAAAGAGAAGTACGGGTGCGTTTCGCGCCCAGCCCCACCGGCCCGCTGCACATCGGCGGCGTGCGCACTGCGCTGTATAACTACCTGCTGGCCCGCAAGCTAGGCGGCAAGATGCTACTGCGCATCGAAGACACCGACCAGAACCGGTTCGTACCCGGCGCCGAGGACTACATTCGTCAGAGCCTGGAGTGGTGCGGCATTGAGCTAGATGAAAGCCCCTGGAACGGCGGCCCCCACGCCCCCTACCGCCAGAGCGAGCGGAAGCCCATGTACCGGCAGTACGCCCAGCAACTCATTGACAGCGGCCACGCCTACTACGCCTTCGACACACCCGAAGAACTGGACGCCATGCGCGCCCGCCTCACGGCCGCCAAGGTGCCTAACCCGCAGTATAACAGCATCACGCGCGCCCAGATGCGCAATTCCTTGACCCTGCCGGCCGAGGAAGTGAAGCAGCTCCTGGAGGCCGGAGAGCAGTACGTTATCCGGCTGAAAGTGCCCCGTAAGGAAGAGGTTCGCTTCAACGACCTGATCCGCGGCTGGGTGGTAGTACACTCATCGAGCATTGATGACAAGGTGTTAATGAAGTCGGATGGTATGCCGACGTACCACCTGGCCAACATCGTGGATGACCACCTGATGGAAATCACCCACGTAATTCGAGGCGAGGAGTGGCTACCCTCGGCGCCTCTGCACGTGCTGCTTTACCGCTATTTGGGCTGGGAAACGACCATGCCAAACTTCGCCCACTTGCCTCTGCTGCTCAAGCCCGACGGCACAGGCAAGCTCAGCAAACGCGACGGTGACCGGCTAGGCTTCCCGGTGTTTCCGCTGGAATGGCACGGCAAAGACGCCGAAACTGGTGAGCCAACCGTCAGCAGTGGCTACCGCGAATCGGGCTACCTGCCCGATGCCTTCATCAACTTCCTGGCTTTCCTGGGCTGGAATCCTGGCTCCCAGCAAGAGCTGTTCACGATGGACGAGTTGATCGAGGCCTTTTCGATTGAGCGCGTAAGCAAGTCGCCAGCCCGCTTCGACCAGAACAAGGTACGCTGGTACAATGAGCAGTATCTGCGGGCCAAGCCCGACGCTGAATTAGCCCAGTACCTGACGGAAAGCCTGCAAGGCCAGGGCATTACGGTGCCCGCCGACAAAGCCGAGCAGATAGCCGCCTTAGTGAAAGAGCGGGCTACTTTCCCGGCTGATTTGGCCCGGGAGGCGCAGCTGTTCTTCCAGCGTCCTACCGCCTATGATGAGCAGGTAATCAGCAAGAAGTGGAACGCGCAAGTAGCCGGTGCCCTTGCCGAGTTTGCCAAGCAGCTGCCCACCACCGCCGACGCTACCCCCGACGGCATTAAAGCCCTACTCACGCAAGTGCTGGACGCCCAAGGCATCAAAATCGGCCAAGTGCTGCAGGCTCTACGCGTGGCCGTCACGGGTGCTGGCGCTGGCCCCGACCTGATGCACATTATGAGCATTCTGGGCACCCAGGAAACGGCCGAGCGGATTGAGCAGGCCGTGGTCCAGCTACCGGCCGCTTAA